The following nucleotide sequence is from Aestuariirhabdus haliotis.
TGGGAGCCGTAAACAAACAACTTCTTGGGCACACAGCCGACATTGACACAGGTACCACCCATGTAGCGATCTTCGGCCACTGCCACTCGTGCGCCCAAGCCCGCCGCAATGCGACTGGCCCGCACACCACCTGATCCCGCACCAATTACAAACAGATCAAAATCGAATTCAGACATTGGCATTACCCTTCCTGTTTAGCAAAGTCCCGACTGCAGAGCGCAGCACCCACGGCAAATACAAGCAATCGTGCATCCATCAATAGTCCGGCATGGTATCAACAATAAGCGACCTGAACACCCTTATGTACCGGTTGCGCACTACAACAACATGGGTACACTATCGACTGTTCAGAAACCGCATAACAACAATATGAAACTGACGATTCTGGTAGCCGATGATCACCCCCTGTTTCGCGCCGCGCTGCGGGAAGCCCTGGAGGAGAAACATCAACAGATCCACTGGCTTGAGGCTAGTACTTTCGCCGAATGCATGGCGATCACCGATGCAGAGCAGGAGCATATCGACCTGGTACTGCTCGACCTCAATATGCCCGACAACAACGGCTTGATGGGGCTGGTGCAGTTACGTTCAACCTTTCCCGCCATCGCGGTGGCCATTGTCAGCGCCACCGATCAACCTTCGACCATTTGCAAGGCCATGCACAACGGGGCCCTGGGCTATATTCCCAAGGCTTCCTCGCTGGATTGTATTCGACAGGCCATGCAGACCATGCTGAGCGGCCAGCGTTGGGTACCCGAGAACATTGATTTAAGCTCGACCAGCGATACCGATCATCAGGCAATCGGCCGGCTGTCCACCCTGACCCGACAGCAACTGAATGTATTGGGCATGATCGCCAAAGGCATGCTGAATAAACAGATCGCGGCCGAACTCAATATCAAGGAAACCACGGTCAAGACACATATCTCTGAGATTTTCGACAAACTGGGGATTATCAACCGTACCCAGGCGGCTATGTTTACCCAGTTTCTGGAAACCCCCCAGTAACTAAACAAACTGCCTGGCTAATCGCACACGAACAACGCTCAGCTATCGAGCGCGGCCAACAATGAGGCTCGTAAAGCAAGGGGTTTGACCGGTTTGCGTAGCAATTGCAGGCCCCGGGCGCGAATCAGACTGGTGACCTCCTCGGTATAGTCGGCGGTAATCACAATGACCGGCACCGATCGCCCCCAACGCTGCCGCAATCGCTCGGCGACATCTATGCCTGTCACGCCCTGGTCCAGGTGATAATCGATAATCAACAGATCAGGCACCACCCCTTGCAGCTGCTCCAACGCTGCTTTCTCGGAAACAGCTCCCACCACCGGATAGCCCCATTCATCGAGCAAGCTGAGCATCCCGGCCACTATCTGGGATTCATTATCGATGCACAACACCTGAGCTTCATGGTCCTGGCGGGCCAGGTCATCAATCACCGAACGGTACCTGATAACGGGCTCCACCGTTGCCCGGGGCAGCGTTACCCGAAACACCGTCCCCTTACCCGGGCAGGAGCGCACGCTGAGCGAGTGGGATAACAGATCACAGGTACGCTGGACGATTGCCAGCCCCAACCCGAGACCGCGTTCCTCTTGCGGTGATGGATCCTCAAGGCGATAAAACTCCTCGAATATTCGCTCCAGTTGCGAGGACTCTATACCGGGTCCGGAATCCCAGACCTCGATCACACAATGGTCTTTACGCAACCGGGTCGCGACCAGAATCCCTCCTGTTGTGGTGTAACGTATCGCATTGGAGAGCAGATTCTGCATCACTCTGCGCAGCAGGTTAGCATCGGAGACGACATTGGCCCCACTGACTCGATATCGAATATCGAGCCCTTTATGTCTCGCCTGTAATCGAAACTCTTCCACCAGCGGCTGCATCAGCTGATTGAGAGACAAACAACGAATCTCCGGTTTCACTACCCGGGCATCCAGCTTGGAAATTTCCAACAACTCACTCAGCAACGTACCGGCATAGCCGAGGGATTTTTCCACATTCAGCGCCAACTCTGAAACCTCTTCACTGCCCTCAAGGCGCGCTAATTTATGGGATAAAGAGGACAGAAACAGAGATGCAGAATTAAGCGGCTGCACCAGGTCGTGGCCCGCCGCCGCCAAAAAACGTGTCTTGCTGCGATTCGCCAGATCCAGCTCCTGATTGAGGGATTTCAATTCGCAGGTGCGTTCGTCGACACGCGCCTCCAGCTCTTCATTGGCCTGACGTAACTGCTGGTCAATACGTTTCTGCTGCGTAATATCGGTATAAATCGTGATCACGCCACCACCGGGCATCGGACTGCCCTGAACGCGAACATAACGACCATCGCCGCGCCGCCGTTCCATATCAAACGGCTCGGTCAGGTATATCCTACCGACCTGCTGCCTCATGATCTCCGTCACGTCGCCTTCGCCGTACTCTCCCCGTTCACCACGGAAAGCCACCAGATCCGAAAAAGGACGCCCTACCTGCATCAGACTGTCGGGCAGGTCAAACATGCGCTGATACTGCCGGTTCCAGGCGACCAGCGCACCCTCCTTGTCGAGGATACTGATGCCCTCGTTCAGACTCTGGATCGCCGAGTTCAGCAACTCGCGGTTGAACTGCAATACCCCGGAGGCTTCGTCCAGCATGGACACCAGATTCTCGGGCGACTGATGGTGTTGGCGTGCCAGGGACTCCAGCAATAAGCGGCTGGCCGGTATACCCAGCACCGATCCCAATAGTTTTTCAGCACTGGCCAACAGCTCAGCATTAGCGGCGGCGTCGCCCAACAAACGGCCGGTAAATGGATTGCGATGAGTGTCCAGCAAGCGCTCGATTTTCTCATCACTGACAAACTTGCCCAGCAGTGATTGCAGATCCGAGACTTTCACCACCGAATCAGTGCGCACGGCGTCGGGCAATTCCAGCGGTTGAACAAAAAGATTGGCCTGTAAATGATCCGACAAATTAGCCCGACTCATCAGCGAGCCGACAATAATTCCTGCCGTATTGGCCAGCAAACTCCACAGGGCACCATGCACTATAGGATCAATGCCCTGGACACCCAGCAGCGCCTGTGGACTTAACGAACTGATGCCCCAGGGCCCCGCCATAATGGCCCCATCAACCCAACCGGCACGCACTAGCACCGGTAATAGCAAGGTGTATCCCCAAACACCGAAACCAGCTGACAGCCCCCATAAGGCACCTTTTCGATTGGCTCGCTGCCACCCCATGCCCAATAAAATAGCCGGCGCTAACTGGGCAACGGCGACAAAGGAGACCAGGCCAATCGCCGACAGCGCATCGACTTCGGATAGCCAGCGGTAATAACCAAATGCCAATAACAACACCACACTGATACTGAGTCGGCGCAACACCAGCACCCGCCGCACCAGACTCTCGCTGCCCACATCCAGCGTACGTCGGGTGACTTTTAACCAGAGCGGCAACAGAATCTCATTACAGAGCATGGTCGCCAGTGCGACCGAGGCAACAATTACCATACTGGTGCCGGCTGACAAACCACCAATATAAGCCAGTAACGACAGGCCGTTCTGTTCATTCTGCAGGGGTATCATCAAAGTCAGGTATTCGCCATTAATACCGCTGGTATCGATGGCAAAATAACCGGCAAAAGCAATCGGTAAAATAAACAGATTGATCAACAACAGATACAGGGGAAACAGCCAACGGGCGGTACGCAGGTCCCGTTCCGAATCATTTTCTACCACCATCGAATGAAACAGCCGCGGCAGGCAGAACATCGCCAGCGCCCCCAGCACAACATGAGTCAAATATACGTAAGGCGTGGAGTAATCCGTGAGTACTTCTCGTATTTGAGGCTCTTGCCAGGCCTGAGAGAAAAGATCGAGCCAACCTTCATTTATGCCATAAATGGCATACAGGCCGACCGAAACAAAGGCGACAAACTTGACCACCGACTCAAAAGCCACCGCTTGCATCAAGCCTCTGTGATGCTCGCTGGTATCAATATTTCGGGTGCCGAACAGAATGGAGAACAACGCCATAAGCACCGCGATATAGAGCGTGGAATCGCGCCACCAGTCGAGCTCCATCTGACTCTCGCCGCTGAGCAGGTGGTAGCTGATCGACACTCCTTTGAGCTGCAAGGCGATGTAGGGCACCACCCCCAGTACCAGCAGCAAGGTTACGACGCCGGCGATGCTGCGAGAGTTACCATAACGCGAGGCGATAAAATCGGCCACGGTGGTCGTGTTCTGGCGTTTGGCCAGGGTGACCATTCGTTCGAGAAAACGGCCGCCAACGACAAATAATAAAATGGCCCCCAGAAACGCCGGGGCCAATAACCAACCATCCTGAATATGCTGGAAGGGCCGACCGTAGAAGGTCCAGGTGGTACAAAAGGTCGTCAACGCCAGGCTGTATACCAGAGGTTGCCAGCGAGGCACGGGGCGACGGTCCCCAAACAGGGCAATGGCAAACAGGATGCCCACATACGCAAGGGAGACGAGCCCCACAACCCACTGATTCAGAATAAAAATCCTCTATAACACCAACAACAAACGCGATCAGTCAGACGACTCTAACAGATAATCGGCGTATTCCTGGCGCAATTCCACTTTCCGCAACTTGCCCGTCCCCGTATGGGGTAGCTCATCCACCACAATAATGGCATCGGGCATCCACCACTTCGCGACCCGCTCCACCAGTACCCGACGCAGCTCTGTTTCGTCGTAGGCCTTACCCTCTTTCAGGGTCACCAGCATGATCGGCCGCTCGTCCCACTTGAGGTGGCGCGCACCAATCACACAGGCTTCATTGACGGCCTCATAGTTAAGGGCCGCACTTTCCAGATCCACCGAGCTGATCCACTCCCCTCCGGACTTGATTACATCCTTACTGCGGTCAACAATTTTCAGATAGCCCTCGGCATTGATCACGGCCACGTCACCGGTATCAAACCAGCCATCGGCAAAGCTGTGTTCACCTTCACCCTTGTAATAACTCTGCAGTACCCAGGGCCCTCGTACGCGAAGGTTGCCCCGACTTTCGCCATCGTGGGGCGCGGGTTCGTCGTTGGCATCGAAGATCTCGACCTCCACCCCGAACATGGCCCTGCCCGCTGTTGCTTGCAGGTCGTAGCGTGCTTCGGCATCCAGGGCATCCATATCGGGGGTCGGAATCGCGGCGGTCGCCAGGGGGCTGGTTTCGGTCATACCCCAGATACCCATCCAGTAAACGTTGTAGCGCTCAGCATAAAGCTTGACCAGAGCGCGGGGGGACGCCGCACCACCCACACCGACCAGTTTCAATGAATCGATTTTCTTACCCGTGCTCTCCAGATAATTATGCAGACCCAACCAGACCGTCGGCACCGCATAGGCTTTGTCGACGCTTTCTTCTTCGATCAACGCCTGCAAGGAGGCCCCATCCATATTCGGCCCTGGCAGTACCAGCTTGGCGCCGTATAACGGCGCGGAAAATGGTACCCCCCAGGCGCACACGTGATACATGGGCACCACCGGCATCACGCAGCTACGCTCGCTAAAATCCAGGTACTGGGAACTGCCACTCATCATCGCATGCAACACGCTGGAGTGGTGATCGTAGAGCACACCCTTGGGATTACCGGTTGTGCCCGAGGTATAACAAAGCCCCGAAGCGTCGGTGGCCTCCAACCGCGGCCAAGCAAAATCATCGGGCTCGGCCGCCAACAGAGTTTCATAACAGTACAGGGGGGCGAGAGAAGTCTCGGGCATCTGCTCCGGATCGCCATTGATGATAAACCCCTTCACAGTCGGAATATGATCGCGAACCTCTTCAAGCATCGGCACAAAGGGAGCATCAACAAAAATATACTGGTCTTCGGCGTGATTAATTATGTACTGCAACTGCTCGGCAAAGAGTCGGGCATTGAGCGTATGCACCACCGCGCCATAGCCGGAGATGCCGTAATAGAGTTCCAGATGCCGGTAATTGTTCCAGGCCAGGGTCGCGACTCGATCCCCTCGCTGAACTCCCAGTCTGGCCAACACATTGGCCAGCTGACAGCTGCGCCGATAGGCATCGCTGTAGGTATAACGATGGATCTTATCCTCATTGGTGCGACTGACGATCTCTTGCCGTGGATAACGCTGTACAGCAGATTTGAGAATATCACTGGTCAGCAGGGGTACCTGCATCATGCGGCCTTTCATCGATGTCGTCTCCTTGATCCCCTGGCCGGCGTCGATTTTCCCTGTGCATTAACACAGCGTCGAAAACCATAAATCAGCAACCTGCCTGCGGGTTATGATTATTTTTTGCCGATTACAACGAGCAACCGGTGACAGCAAGCCGGTTACGCTAACAGCCGCCTAGCGACTTCAGTACCGTACTTTAGTACGATAGCGCCCCTCGATCATCCCCCAGAACAGCGCCCTATGGAAACCCGTTTTAGCAGCCCCTTTGCCAGCCTCGAACTGCAGCGCTTGCCTCATTCCCGGCAGGGCTCCCTGCGCGCCTGGGACGCCGCCGATGATTACCTGTTGCAGCA
It contains:
- a CDS encoding response regulator, with protein sequence MKLTILVADDHPLFRAALREALEEKHQQIHWLEASTFAECMAITDAEQEHIDLVLLDLNMPDNNGLMGLVQLRSTFPAIAVAIVSATDQPSTICKAMHNGALGYIPKASSLDCIRQAMQTMLSGQRWVPENIDLSSTSDTDHQAIGRLSTLTRQQLNVLGMIAKGMLNKQIAAELNIKETTVKTHISEIFDKLGIINRTQAAMFTQFLETPQ
- a CDS encoding PAS domain-containing hybrid sensor histidine kinase/response regulator, translating into MGLVSLAYVGILFAIALFGDRRPVPRWQPLVYSLALTTFCTTWTFYGRPFQHIQDGWLLAPAFLGAILLFVVGGRFLERMVTLAKRQNTTTVADFIASRYGNSRSIAGVVTLLLVLGVVPYIALQLKGVSISYHLLSGESQMELDWWRDSTLYIAVLMALFSILFGTRNIDTSEHHRGLMQAVAFESVVKFVAFVSVGLYAIYGINEGWLDLFSQAWQEPQIREVLTDYSTPYVYLTHVVLGALAMFCLPRLFHSMVVENDSERDLRTARWLFPLYLLLINLFILPIAFAGYFAIDTSGINGEYLTLMIPLQNEQNGLSLLAYIGGLSAGTSMVIVASVALATMLCNEILLPLWLKVTRRTLDVGSESLVRRVLVLRRLSISVVLLLAFGYYRWLSEVDALSAIGLVSFVAVAQLAPAILLGMGWQRANRKGALWGLSAGFGVWGYTLLLPVLVRAGWVDGAIMAGPWGISSLSPQALLGVQGIDPIVHGALWSLLANTAGIIVGSLMSRANLSDHLQANLFVQPLELPDAVRTDSVVKVSDLQSLLGKFVSDEKIERLLDTHRNPFTGRLLGDAAANAELLASAEKLLGSVLGIPASRLLLESLARQHHQSPENLVSMLDEASGVLQFNRELLNSAIQSLNEGISILDKEGALVAWNRQYQRMFDLPDSLMQVGRPFSDLVAFRGERGEYGEGDVTEIMRQQVGRIYLTEPFDMERRRGDGRYVRVQGSPMPGGGVITIYTDITQQKRIDQQLRQANEELEARVDERTCELKSLNQELDLANRSKTRFLAAAGHDLVQPLNSASLFLSSLSHKLARLEGSEEVSELALNVEKSLGYAGTLLSELLEISKLDARVVKPEIRCLSLNQLMQPLVEEFRLQARHKGLDIRYRVSGANVVSDANLLRRVMQNLLSNAIRYTTTGGILVATRLRKDHCVIEVWDSGPGIESSQLERIFEEFYRLEDPSPQEERGLGLGLAIVQRTCDLLSHSLSVRSCPGKGTVFRVTLPRATVEPVIRYRSVIDDLARQDHEAQVLCIDNESQIVAGMLSLLDEWGYPVVGAVSEKAALEQLQGVVPDLLIIDYHLDQGVTGIDVAERLRQRWGRSVPVIVITADYTEEVTSLIRARGLQLLRKPVKPLALRASLLAALDS
- a CDS encoding long-chain fatty acid--CoA ligase; its protein translation is MKGRMMQVPLLTSDILKSAVQRYPRQEIVSRTNEDKIHRYTYSDAYRRSCQLANVLARLGVQRGDRVATLAWNNYRHLELYYGISGYGAVVHTLNARLFAEQLQYIINHAEDQYIFVDAPFVPMLEEVRDHIPTVKGFIINGDPEQMPETSLAPLYCYETLLAAEPDDFAWPRLEATDASGLCYTSGTTGNPKGVLYDHHSSVLHAMMSGSSQYLDFSERSCVMPVVPMYHVCAWGVPFSAPLYGAKLVLPGPNMDGASLQALIEEESVDKAYAVPTVWLGLHNYLESTGKKIDSLKLVGVGGAASPRALVKLYAERYNVYWMGIWGMTETSPLATAAIPTPDMDALDAEARYDLQATAGRAMFGVEVEIFDANDEPAPHDGESRGNLRVRGPWVLQSYYKGEGEHSFADGWFDTGDVAVINAEGYLKIVDRSKDVIKSGGEWISSVDLESAALNYEAVNEACVIGARHLKWDERPIMLVTLKEGKAYDETELRRVLVERVAKWWMPDAIIVVDELPHTGTGKLRKVELRQEYADYLLESSD